The DNA segment TCATCCGCCAGGACATCCAAACCATCGAACAAGGTTCCTTCAAGCTAAAGGAGCCTTACGTAGAATTACTGCGTAAAATGGACCAAAAAGGAAAAGCCGAGCGTCGATACGTTAAAGAAGCCATGAACAAAAAGCAACTACATGTCATCTTGCTAAATAAAAGTGACTCGTTCACCTCATACCTCTTTACGGTTCGTGGGTATGAAGAAAAGCGCAACTACTTTAACCCTGCGATTAAGAAAAATGTGGAGAATATCTTCTATGAACTCATGCGGAAAGTGATGCAGCGGTACGATGGGTATACGAAGAGTGGGTAATTAGGAGAAGTGTTCTGCGACACGGTCGTGGTTTACCCGCTGGTACGCCTGCAACCGTTCGTTTAATTGGAAGCGAAACTGAGCCGTTCGCTGAATTTGGTTTAGAATCGACCCATGTGACACGGGCAATTGAATGGCTGTGCCATTTGTGAACGTAAGTAAAGTCCGTTGATCAGGCATTTTCTTTGTTGAGGAAATGTGGGAATGAGAAATCCAGGCGCAATCACTATTCTGAGGAGAAGTAGTCGGGAAGAAATACATGCCGCTCGTTGGGTCAATCACAATCGGGGCCTTGTGCGTAATGCCGCATACGTCCTTTGTTCCATCTTGTCTTCCCTTCAAGCTCGACCCAAAATATCGGCAGGAGCGATCGACCAACGTTTTCGGCGTTGCTCTTACATAATGATTTCCTTCTTCCTCGAGAACTTCAGAAGCACCGTTGACACCTTCAAGTTCAGCCGGAAGGATTGCTAGCGTGTAGGGCGACAATTCATAATTTCGAAGCATATGAACCAAATAAGATCACCTTTTTCCATGGAGTATAGTCTTGCTTCTTTCCATTCTTACAGAAAAGGTGTGAAAATCCCACATAAAATTCTTTCTCCATCTATAAATGAACGATTTTCCAAAAATCGTTCAGCTTCGCATTATAGCTTTGTTATACTAGACATACCTAGCCATTCATCCTTCAAATCCTCCTGATAATCATGGCAATGAAACGAACACCCACGATCATCCATCCCGAAATCCGGATTTAAAATGGTATTCAACTCTAATTCATAGGCGAGATTGTCCATACGTCTCCCTCCTTACACATGTTCTTCTTAGCTTATACCAAACTGGTAAATTTACTCATACGAAAGGAGATTACTTATGTGGTGGAAACGAAAGAAGAAAACAGAATCAGCGGACGTTCCATCGTGGCCCAATCGTGAAGTCAGCCTCCATGAAGTGCGCGATGCGCTCCGGGCATTTAGTGACCACTTGCCACAAGGGGTTGAAATGGGTACGGTCATTAATCACGATTTAACACTTAACCACGAGCTACTCGCCCCCTATTTGAAAGCGGTGCCAACGAACACCTTCTACATGTCGAAAGAAACGTATGAGTTATTTGAGGAGAAGGATTACGACCTGGCCGTTGAACTGGACCTGATTCAACAAGCGGTCGACAAATACATCATGCAAACGAAGGAACTCCCAGTCATTGAAGGCGATCCGTATCGGAAGGTGAGCTTCTACAAACTCGAAAGCCATCACCTTCTACCTGAACGCCCAAATCGAGACTACTTCATCACAGAAGAGGAACACATGGTCACATATAAGAAACGATAAGCAAAGAACCCCAGCCCGAACGTTTAATCGGACTGGGGTTCTTTATGTACTGGTGGAAGACGAAGATCATTAGAACACTGCCAATGAAGGTTCCCTTCCCCTCAATCTAAGATCGTTGACGTACCTTGTAGTTGCTGATCACTGTGAACAAATAAAAAAAGAGCCAATGCATGAGCATTGGCCAAAAGAGACGACTGGTTAACTTTTGAGTGAGGGAATTAATTCGGTGAACACTACTTGCTCACCTATCTAACCATTTAAGAATGCTTAGATAACGGAAGACTAAGTTAGCACCCCCAACAAGATTGGGTTGGTTACTTAAGTCTTGAGTCTTATTTTAATATAATCTTCTGAAAACGTCACCGAAAAGACTTTGCGGTATGACGCAACTTTTTGCGTCTATGTATCATATTTCCAAAAGCCTTGATATTGAGGTTTTTTTAAGGGGAAAACAGCTCTCCTAATGTATTCCTTTCATTCCTAACCACACCATATGTTATATCAATATAACATACATAGTATTCCTCATCTAACTTTTTTATCCTCTAACATAAACCTAATTACCCATTTCTATAGGAATGATTTCAATTCACATCGAAATACTAAGCTTTCTGAATTCATTATTGTTTCCAAAGTATAATGTGAATACTATTATCTATATAACTTTGCTAGAAGGCTGATCTCAGTTCTCATTTTAATCAAACAAGTTCGGAAAAACGCAAAAAAGAGAAAAGGGCCGTTGCAAGCGACCCTTGTGGTATTAGGCTTGATTAACGCGACTCCGCAAATTCTTCCTCAATATTTTACCGGTTGTGTTCTTCGGCAGCTCCTCTAGGTAATCTAGAGAAACAGGAACTTTGTATTTCGCCAAGTGTTCCGCACAATACTGAA comes from the Pontibacillus halophilus JSM 076056 = DSM 19796 genome and includes:
- a CDS encoding DUF3939 domain-containing protein, which produces MWWKRKKKTESADVPSWPNREVSLHEVRDALRAFSDHLPQGVEMGTVINHDLTLNHELLAPYLKAVPTNTFYMSKETYELFEEKDYDLAVELDLIQQAVDKYIMQTKELPVIEGDPYRKVSFYKLESHHLLPERPNRDYFITEEEHMVTYKKR
- a CDS encoding competence protein ComK: MLRNYELSPYTLAILPAELEGVNGASEVLEEEGNHYVRATPKTLVDRSCRYFGSSLKGRQDGTKDVCGITHKAPIVIDPTSGMYFFPTTSPQNSDCAWISHSHISSTKKMPDQRTLLTFTNGTAIQLPVSHGSILNQIQRTAQFRFQLNERLQAYQRVNHDRVAEHFS